The following are from one region of the Halogeometricum sp. S3BR5-2 genome:
- a CDS encoding DEAD/DEAH box helicase: MLTLTFEDGTVRVGGLSASAVEAADLPGVRWDDRGLVARAPAHRYAEVRAALDDRGVDYEDRVRPETRLDLSHAYDLRDYQRDALDAWRENGNRGVLELPTGAGKTVVAVAAMAELGVPTLVVVPTVDLLTQWRRELETEFDIPVGQFGGGEQVAEDITVSTYDSAYLRAEDVGGDFGLVVFDEVHHLGGEGYRDVARLLAAPARLGLTATFERPDGAHEVVADLVGPKVYDRSVDDLAGEHLADYEVRRVEVDLSPEERERYEEAQGTFVDYLKRSNLSLSSGSDYQKLVMRSGSDPKAREALLAKQRARRIMMNADAKVERLGRLLDRHRDDRVIVFTAHTDLVYRLSERYLLPAITSETGAKERRELLDRFRDGTYSRIVAANVLDEGVDVPDANVAVLLAGSGSEREFTQRLGRVLRPKADGRTENDANGPSPEPRSDAGAAILYELVSAETAEERVAERRR; encoded by the coding sequence GTGCTCACGCTGACGTTCGAGGACGGGACGGTCCGCGTCGGCGGCCTCTCGGCGTCGGCCGTCGAGGCGGCCGACCTGCCCGGCGTCCGGTGGGACGACCGCGGACTCGTCGCCCGCGCGCCCGCCCACCGGTACGCCGAGGTGCGCGCGGCGCTGGACGACCGGGGGGTCGACTACGAGGACCGCGTCCGCCCGGAGACGCGTCTGGACCTCTCGCACGCCTACGACCTGCGCGACTACCAGCGCGACGCACTCGACGCGTGGCGCGAGAACGGAAATCGAGGAGTGCTCGAACTGCCGACGGGCGCCGGCAAAACGGTCGTCGCCGTCGCCGCGATGGCCGAACTCGGCGTTCCGACACTCGTCGTCGTTCCCACGGTGGACCTGCTCACCCAGTGGCGGCGCGAACTGGAGACGGAGTTCGACATCCCGGTGGGGCAGTTCGGCGGCGGCGAGCAGGTGGCGGAGGATATCACCGTCTCCACGTACGACTCGGCGTACCTCCGCGCCGAGGACGTCGGCGGCGACTTCGGCCTCGTCGTCTTCGACGAGGTGCACCACCTCGGCGGCGAGGGCTACCGCGACGTGGCCCGACTGCTCGCGGCGCCCGCCCGACTCGGTCTCACCGCGACGTTCGAGCGGCCGGACGGCGCCCACGAAGTCGTCGCCGACCTCGTCGGGCCGAAGGTGTACGACCGCTCGGTCGACGACTTGGCGGGCGAACACCTCGCCGACTACGAGGTGCGGCGGGTCGAAGTCGATCTCTCCCCCGAGGAACGGGAGCGCTACGAGGAGGCGCAGGGGACGTTCGTCGACTACCTCAAGCGCTCGAACCTCTCGCTCAGTTCGGGGTCGGACTACCAGAAACTCGTGATGCGGTCGGGGTCGGACCCGAAGGCCAGGGAGGCGCTTCTCGCCAAGCAGCGCGCCCGGCGCATCATGATGAACGCCGACGCGAAGGTCGAGCGGTTGGGTCGACTCCTCGACAGACACCGCGACGACCGGGTCATCGTCTTCACGGCGCACACCGACCTCGTCTACCGGCTCTCCGAGCGCTACCTCCTCCCGGCGATAACGAGCGAGACCGGCGCGAAGGAGCGGCGCGAACTGCTCGACCGCTTCCGCGACGGCACGTATTCGCGCATCGTCGCCGCGAACGTCCTCGACGAGGGCGTCGACGTGCCCGACGCGAACGTCGCCGTCCTCCTCGCCGGCAGCGGGTCCGAACGCGAGTTCACCCAGCGACTCGGCCGCGTCCTCCGGCCGAAGGCCGACGGGAGGACCGAGAACGACGCGAACGGGCCCTCGCCGGAGCCTCGCTCGGACGCCGGGGCCGCGATACTGTACGAACTCGTCAGCGCCGAGACGGCGGAGGAACGGGTGGCCGAGCGCCGCCGCTGA
- a CDS encoding transcriptional initiation protein Tat — protein sequence MKSPRPTTRRALLGLLVGLSSGCLGSPPSATGPRRPPAPPEGQPRDTPAQPNLYVSTFDYEATDGGSLRVFGEVGNRGGAERLATVRVRVRMGEETYTEDRSVTVPADGAAEFSVTFEVSAEEFERAGGLDVTLV from the coding sequence ATGAAGTCGCCGCGGCCGACGACGCGGAGGGCTCTCCTCGGCCTCCTCGTCGGTCTCTCGTCCGGATGTCTCGGCTCGCCGCCGAGCGCGACGGGTCCGCGCCGGCCGCCGGCGCCCCCGGAGGGTCAGCCGCGCGACACGCCCGCCCAACCGAACCTGTACGTGTCGACGTTCGACTACGAGGCGACCGACGGCGGGAGCCTCCGGGTGTTCGGCGAGGTGGGCAACCGCGGCGGCGCCGAACGCCTCGCCACCGTCCGCGTGCGCGTGCGAATGGGCGAGGAGACGTACACCGAGGACCGGTCGGTGACCGTTCCGGCCGACGGCGCGGCGGAGTTCTCCGTGACGTTCGAGGTGAGCGCCGAGGAGTTCGAACGCGCCGGCGGCCTCGACGTGACGCTCGTCTGA